A part of Clostridium novyi genomic DNA contains:
- a CDS encoding chorismate mutase: MDDLKELRKEIDLIDNKLISLFQKRMEAVLKVAEYKKNNNLPILNTSREQEVIDKNIKLVCNDNFKKPVEDFLRNIMSISKELQAKKMSE; this comes from the coding sequence ATGGATGATTTAAAAGAATTAAGAAAAGAAATAGATTTAATAGATAATAAGTTAATTTCTTTATTTCAAAAGAGGATGGAAGCGGTTTTAAAGGTTGCGGAATATAAAAAAAATAATAATTTACCTATATTAAATACAAGTAGAGAACAAGAAGTTATAGATAAAAATATTAAATTAGTATGTAATGATAATTTTAAAAAACCAGTGGAAGATTTTTTAAGGAATATTATGAGTATAAGCAAAGAACTTCAAGCTAAAAAAATGTCAGAATAG
- the aroE gene encoding shikimate dehydrogenase, producing MKGLYGLLGEKLVHSFSPQIHSLIFKELKINGYYHLFEVHKEDIEHIVSGFKIFKVQGVNVTIPYKVIVMNYIDDISFEAKNIGAINTICFENGKTKGYNTDYYGFGMMLEKFNIDVEGKNIVILGTGGASKAVNQYLLDNKVNNITFVTRDLDNKRKELKEYNLISYSDIKNLKNQDIVINCTPCGMYPDIEKSPLNEEQVSKFKIVVDLIYNPQETLIMKYAKNQGIKVINGLYMLVGQAVKSQELWNSLKIKKELVDKIYENMKILL from the coding sequence GTGAAGGGATTATATGGATTATTAGGTGAGAAGTTAGTTCATAGTTTTTCACCACAGATACATTCGTTAATATTTAAGGAATTAAAAATTAATGGATATTATCATTTATTTGAAGTACATAAAGAAGATATAGAACATATAGTATCAGGATTTAAGATCTTTAAAGTACAAGGAGTAAATGTAACTATACCCTATAAAGTTATAGTAATGAATTATATAGACGATATATCTTTTGAAGCTAAAAATATAGGAGCAATAAATACTATTTGTTTTGAAAATGGAAAAACAAAAGGATATAATACCGATTATTATGGTTTTGGAATGATGTTAGAGAAATTCAATATAGATGTAGAAGGTAAAAATATTGTTATATTAGGAACTGGAGGAGCTTCTAAGGCTGTTAATCAATATCTTTTAGATAATAAAGTTAATAATATAACATTTGTAACTAGAGATTTAGATAATAAAAGAAAAGAACTAAAAGAGTATAATTTAATTTCTTATTCTGATATAAAAAATTTAAAAAATCAAGATATTGTTATAAATTGTACTCCCTGTGGAATGTACCCAGACATAGAAAAATCACCATTAAATGAAGAACAAGTTTCTAAATTTAAAATAGTTGTTGACTTAATATATAATCCACAGGAGACCTTAATTATGAAATATGCAAAAAATCAAGGTATAAAAGTCATAAATGGATTGTATATGTTAGTGGGGCAAGCAGTTAAATCACAAGAATTGTGGAATAGTTTAAAAATAAAAAAAGAGCTTGTGGATAAAATTTATGAAAATATGAAAATCTTACTTTAG
- a CDS encoding shikimate kinase yields MKLLETNIVLIGMPGCGKTTIGKKLSEKIGVKFCDVDEYIVNYTKKSIGELFLKGEDYFRRIEREAIKELSKEYPQIIATGGGVVKDSRNINELKKNGTIIFINRPLENILSDINIKERPLLKEKPEKLYDIYKERYKLYKGYCNKEIINKNLYNCIDDICNYIKI; encoded by the coding sequence ATGAAGTTATTAGAAACAAATATAGTTTTAATAGGTATGCCAGGATGCGGAAAAACTACAATAGGTAAGAAACTTTCTGAAAAAATAGGAGTTAAATTTTGTGATGTAGATGAGTATATAGTTAATTATACAAAAAAATCTATTGGTGAACTATTTCTAAAGGGAGAGGATTATTTTAGAAGAATTGAGAGGGAAGCTATAAAAGAATTATCTAAAGAATATCCTCAGATAATAGCCACAGGTGGAGGAGTTGTAAAAGATTCTAGAAATATTAATGAATTAAAAAAAAATGGAACAATTATTTTTATAAATAGACCTTTAGAAAATATATTATCAGATATAAATATAAAGGAAAGACCATTATTAAAAGAAAAACCTGAAAAATTATATGATATTTATAAAGAAAGATATAAGTTATATAAAGGTTATTGCAATAAAGAGATTATAAATAAAAATTTATATAATTGTATAGATGATATATGCAATTATATAAAAATTTAA
- a CDS encoding DUF1540 domain-containing protein, with protein sequence MNNNHNHNHISGVKCAVTNCKHHAKDNCCTAKEIEIKCNCNFDACTSHETDCATFTPVK encoded by the coding sequence ATGAATAACAATCATAATCATAACCATATTTCTGGTGTTAAATGTGCTGTTACTAACTGTAAACATCATGCTAAAGATAATTGTTGTACTGCTAAAGAAATTGAAATTAAATGTAATTGTAACTTCGATGCCTGCACTTCTCACGAAACAGACTGTGCAACATTTACTCCTGTAAAATAG
- a CDS encoding lmo0937 family membrane protein: protein MKVLHWIGAIVVFFWILGLVFKIGGKLINVLLIIAAIIFIYDVITDRTR from the coding sequence ATGAAAGTATTACATTGGATAGGTGCCATTGTAGTATTCTTTTGGATATTAGGACTTGTATTTAAAATAGGAGGTAAATTAATAAATGTATTATTAATAATAGCAGCAATAATATTTATTTATGATGTAATTACTGACAGGACAAGATGA
- a CDS encoding IS607 family transposase yields MKYYSIGEFATKIGKTVQTLRNWDKNETLKPSHITNGGTRYYSQEQLNHFLGLKSEVQLNKKTIGYCRVSSHKQKDDLERQIENVKTYMLARGYQFEIVTDIGSGINYNKKGLNQLMDMITNSEVDKVVILYKDRLIRFGFELIENLCNKYGTTIEIIDNTEKSEEQELVEDLIQIVTVFSCRLQGKRANKAKKMIKELIEDDTFKES; encoded by the coding sequence ATGAAATATTACTCAATAGGAGAATTTGCAACTAAAATAGGAAAAACAGTTCAAACTCTTAGAAACTGGGATAAAAATGAAACTTTAAAACCATCACACATAACTAATGGTGGAACAAGATATTATTCACAAGAACAACTTAATCACTTTTTGGGGTTAAAATCAGAAGTACAACTAAATAAAAAAACTATTGGATATTGCAGAGTTAGTTCTCATAAACAAAAAGACGACCTTGAAAGACAAATTGAAAATGTTAAAACATATATGTTGGCCAGAGGTTATCAATTTGAGATTGTAACAGATATAGGGAGTGGAATTAACTACAATAAAAAGGGATTAAATCAACTAATGGACATGATAACTAATTCAGAGGTTGATAAGGTAGTAATTTTATACAAAGATAGATTGATTAGATTTGGATTTGAACTTATAGAAAATCTATGTAATAAATATGGAACAACCATTGAAATTATAGATAATACTGAAAAATCAGAAGAACAAGAGTTAGTTGAAGATTTAATTCAGATAGTTACAGTTTTTAGTTGTAGACTTCAAGGCAAGAGAGCTAATAAAGCTAAGAAAATGATTAAGGAGTTAATTGAAGATGATACTTTCAAAGAAAGTTAG
- a CDS encoding RNA-guided endonuclease InsQ/TnpB family protein — translation MILSKKVRLYPTEIQEQKLWQSVGTARFIYNWTLNKQQENYKNGGKFIKDSDLRKEITLMKKTDEYKWLSEVSNNVAKQAVKDCCNAYKRFFKGLADKPRFKSRKKSKLSFYNDNVKLKVKTKLVNIEKVGWIKTKEQIPINVKYTNPRISFDGKYWYLSVGIEKENPTIGLTDESIGIDVGIKDLAICSNGMTFKNINKSKEIKRLKKVLKRKQRKVSRKYDMNKIIRGGENRCQFKKTNNIIKLEKEIRLLHRRLRNIRSNHIHQATNKIVKTKPSRVVMETLNIKGMLKNKHLSKAISEQCLYDFKVKMEYKCKLYGIEFIEADKWYPSSKTCSCCGAIKKDLKLSHRVYKCNCGLVIDRDLNASINLSRYKLA, via the coding sequence ATGATACTTTCAAAGAAAGTTAGATTATATCCAACAGAAATTCAAGAACAAAAATTATGGCAATCAGTTGGAACTGCAAGGTTTATATATAATTGGACTTTAAATAAGCAACAAGAAAATTATAAAAATGGCGGTAAGTTTATTAAAGATAGTGATTTAAGAAAAGAAATTACTTTAATGAAGAAAACAGATGAATATAAATGGCTAAGTGAGGTATCAAATAATGTAGCAAAACAAGCTGTAAAAGATTGTTGTAATGCTTATAAAAGATTCTTTAAAGGTTTAGCAGATAAGCCACGTTTTAAAAGTAGAAAGAAATCTAAACTATCATTTTATAATGATAATGTTAAACTTAAAGTTAAAACTAAATTAGTTAATATCGAAAAAGTAGGTTGGATTAAAACAAAAGAGCAAATACCTATAAATGTTAAATATACTAATCCAAGAATAAGTTTTGACGGAAAGTATTGGTACTTATCAGTAGGTATAGAAAAAGAAAATCCAACAATAGGCTTAACTGACGAAAGTATTGGCATTGATGTGGGAATTAAAGACCTTGCAATATGTTCAAATGGAATGACTTTTAAAAATATCAACAAAAGTAAAGAAATTAAAAGGCTTAAAAAAGTATTAAAGAGGAAACAAAGAAAAGTTAGTCGTAAATATGATATGAATAAAATAATAAGAGGAGGTGAAAACCGTTGCCAATTCAAAAAGACTAACAATATTATAAAACTTGAAAAAGAGATTAGATTACTTCATAGAAGATTAAGGAATATAAGAAGTAATCATATTCACCAAGCAACGAATAAGATAGTGAAAACCAAACCATCAAGAGTTGTTATGGAAACACTTAATATAAAAGGTATGCTTAAAAATAAACATTTATCAAAGGCTATTTCAGAGCAATGTTTATATGATTTTAAAGTTAAAATGGAATATAAATGTAAGTTATATGGAATAGAATTTATTGAAGCAGATAAGTGGTATCCATCAAGTAAAACTTGTAGTTGTTGTGGAGCTATTAAGAAAGATTTAAAACTATCTCATAGAGTTTATAAATGTAATTGTGGACTTGTTATTGATAGAGATTTAAATGCAAGTATAAATCTTTCAAGATATAAATTAGCATAG
- a CDS encoding cold-shock protein, with amino-acid sequence MKTGIVKWFNAEKGFGFISVEGEDDVFVHFSAIQGDGFKTLEEGQKVEFEVTEGARGPQAANVVKL; translated from the coding sequence ATGAAAACAGGAATAGTTAAATGGTTTAACGCAGAAAAAGGATTTGGATTTATATCTGTAGAAGGAGAAGATGACGTATTCGTACATTTCTCAGCTATCCAAGGAGATGGATTCAAAACTTTAGAAGAAGGACAAAAAGTTGAATTCGAAGTAACTGAAGGTGCTAGAGGACCTCAAGCTGCTAACGTAGTTAAACTATAA
- a CDS encoding 2-phosphosulfolactate phosphatase family protein: protein MKIDVIISANDIKEEKVKGKTVIIIDILRATSVIVTAINNGCNEVIPVLEVEDALKIVKDNRNKYILGGERNALKIKDFDFSNSPLDYTKDVVSNKTLVMTTTNGTRAIHGATSAKNILIGAMINAKAVAKKVIELGNDLIIINSGTNGHFSIDDFICSGYIIDCILSNINAELTDIAITSHYIYEKNKDVESFVNKAKHYKILSELGLKDDIRYCFSKDIINIVPEFHYPKITK from the coding sequence ATGAAAATTGATGTAATTATTTCTGCAAATGATATTAAGGAAGAAAAAGTTAAAGGTAAGACAGTTATAATTATAGATATTTTACGTGCCACATCTGTTATAGTTACTGCAATAAATAATGGATGCAATGAAGTAATACCAGTTCTTGAAGTAGAAGATGCTCTTAAGATAGTAAAGGACAATAGGAACAAATATATTTTAGGTGGAGAAAGAAATGCCCTAAAAATAAAAGACTTTGATTTTTCTAATTCTCCTTTAGATTATACAAAAGATGTTGTATCAAATAAAACTTTAGTTATGACTACTACAAATGGTACACGAGCTATTCACGGAGCTACTAGTGCTAAAAATATTTTAATTGGAGCTATGATAAATGCTAAAGCTGTAGCAAAAAAAGTTATAGAACTTGGTAATGATTTAATTATTATAAATTCCGGTACCAATGGACATTTTTCCATTGATGATTTTATCTGTAGTGGATATATAATTGACTGTATATTAAGTAATATAAATGCTGAATTAACTGATATAGCTATAACCTCCCACTATATATATGAAAAAAACAAAGATGTTGAATCTTTTGTAAATAAAGCAAAACACTATAAGATTTTATCTGAATTAGGTCTTAAAGATGATATAAGATATTGTTTTTCAAAAGATATAATAAACATCGTTCCTGAATTTCATTATCCAAAAATAACAAAATAA
- a CDS encoding aminopeptidase P family protein translates to MNNQFFIKNRRNVSDKLQENSMLVMFAGKAPYKSADETYPFTPNRNFYYLTGIDRENIILIITKRNGSVNEILLIEEEDPIMAKWVGEKMKIHEAINISGVNNIDYTKNFKEFIGELISRYGYDTLYLDLERQEWGKADTNSQIFAKEVKEMYPYFSIKNIYNYISELRTVKTKEEIEKIRRAIEITKCGVEAIMKNARPGMMEYEIEAYFDYVLTSKGVKDKAFKTIAASGKNATVLHYSSNDCKCKKDDLIMFDLGAQFKYYNGDITRTFPVSGKFTERQKQIYNVVLEANEKIIKEARPGIPYLKLDDIAKKVLAEGCMKLGLISGYSEISKYYFHSVSHNLGLDTHDVGNRDVVLKPGMVITNEPGLYIPEEGIGIRIEDDLLITEDGCENLSKDIIKTIDEIEKFMELNKD, encoded by the coding sequence GTGAATAATCAATTTTTTATAAAAAACAGGAGAAATGTCAGTGATAAATTACAAGAAAATTCTATGTTAGTAATGTTTGCTGGAAAAGCTCCTTATAAATCTGCAGATGAAACATATCCATTTACTCCAAATAGAAATTTTTATTATTTAACAGGAATAGATAGAGAAAACATAATATTAATTATTACTAAAAGAAATGGAAGCGTTAATGAAATATTATTAATAGAAGAGGAAGATCCTATAATGGCAAAATGGGTTGGAGAGAAAATGAAAATTCATGAAGCTATTAATATATCAGGAGTTAATAATATAGATTATACTAAAAATTTTAAAGAGTTTATTGGAGAATTAATATCTAGATATGGATATGATACATTATATCTAGACCTTGAAAGACAAGAATGGGGAAAAGCGGATACTAATTCACAAATTTTTGCAAAAGAAGTAAAAGAAATGTATCCATACTTTTCTATTAAAAATATATATAATTATATTAGTGAACTTAGGACAGTAAAAACCAAAGAAGAAATTGAAAAAATAAGAAGAGCTATAGAAATTACTAAATGTGGAGTAGAGGCTATAATGAAAAATGCAAGACCTGGAATGATGGAATATGAGATAGAAGCATATTTTGATTATGTACTTACATCAAAGGGTGTAAAGGATAAAGCTTTTAAAACTATAGCAGCATCAGGAAAGAATGCCACTGTGCTTCACTATTCAAGTAATGATTGTAAATGCAAAAAAGATGATTTAATAATGTTTGATTTAGGAGCTCAATTCAAATACTATAATGGAGATATAACTAGAACCTTTCCGGTTAGTGGAAAATTTACAGAGAGACAAAAACAAATATATAATGTTGTATTAGAAGCAAATGAGAAAATAATAAAAGAGGCAAGACCTGGCATTCCATATTTAAAATTAGATGATATAGCAAAGAAAGTTTTAGCAGAAGGGTGTATGAAATTAGGCCTTATAAGTGGATACAGTGAAATATCTAAATACTATTTTCATAGCGTAAGTCATAATCTTGGACTTGATACTCATGATGTTGGAAATAGAGATGTGGTTCTTAAACCTGGAATGGTAATAACTAATGAACCAGGATTGTATATTCCAGAAGAAGGAATTGGAATTAGAATAGAGGATGATTTATTGATTACTGAAGATGGTTGTGAAAATCTTTCTAAAGATATAATAAAAACAATAGATGAAATTGAAAAGTTTATGGAATTAAATAAAGATTAG
- a CDS encoding YcxB family protein, with protein MNVDVNITKNDYWNYNKYLIKHMPRFTRSFILNMIMMPITMLIVMIMMKKSLLYTIIMTIIVGAAADIFLICIIKRQVDKIASKRDDILGNHKFELYNKGIKEISDVKNQIHAWKSIKDIKQDQNNIYIFLGGLEANIIPKRSFETIEESKEFYDKCIKYYNGVKK; from the coding sequence ATGAATGTAGATGTGAATATTACTAAAAATGACTATTGGAATTATAATAAATATTTAATAAAACATATGCCAAGGTTTACTCGTAGTTTTATATTAAATATGATTATGATGCCTATTACTATGTTAATTGTTATGATAATGATGAAAAAATCACTATTATATACAATAATAATGACTATTATTGTTGGGGCTGCTGCAGATATATTTCTTATATGTATAATAAAAAGACAGGTTGACAAAATAGCTAGTAAAAGAGATGATATATTAGGTAATCATAAGTTTGAATTATATAATAAAGGAATAAAAGAAATAAGTGATGTTAAAAATCAAATTCATGCTTGGAAAAGTATAAAAGATATTAAACAAGATCAAAACAATATATATATATTTTTAGGTGGACTAGAAGCAAATATAATTCCTAAAAGATCATTTGAAACTATTGAGGAATCAAAAGAGTTTTATGATAAATGTATTAAGTATTATAATGGGGTAAAAAAATAA
- a CDS encoding glycerol-3-phosphate responsive antiterminator — protein MRNQFYDKLSINPIIAAVKDLDKLDRAIKSPCEVIFLLKGNICNIKELVDKVKAVGKSIYVHIDLMDGFARDRYALTHMKERVNPDGIITTKTNLTKIAKELELFTIQRLFIIDNLSLETGINSINTMRPNAMEILPGVMPKIIKQVKEEIKVPVIAGGLIKDKEDVIESLKAGALGVSTSKEDIWNL, from the coding sequence ATGAGAAATCAATTTTATGATAAGTTAAGTATTAATCCAATAATCGCAGCTGTTAAAGACTTAGATAAGTTGGATAGGGCTATAAAATCTCCATGTGAAGTTATTTTTTTGCTAAAGGGGAATATATGTAATATTAAGGAGCTTGTTGATAAGGTTAAGGCTGTTGGAAAAAGCATATATGTACACATTGATCTTATGGATGGGTTTGCTAGGGATAGATATGCCTTAACTCATATGAAAGAACGAGTAAATCCTGATGGGATAATTACTACTAAAACAAATTTAACAAAAATTGCTAAGGAGTTAGAGCTTTTTACAATACAAAGATTATTTATAATTGATAACTTATCTTTAGAAACAGGAATAAATTCAATAAATACTATGCGACCTAATGCTATGGAAATATTACCAGGTGTTATGCCTAAGATAATAAAACAAGTTAAAGAAGAAATTAAAGTTCCTGTAATTGCAGGTGGGTTAATAAAGGATAAAGAAGATGTTATCGAGAGTTTAAAAGCTGGAGCATTGGGGGTTTCAACTAGTAAGGAAGATATATGGAATCTGTAA
- a CDS encoding NAD(P)/FAD-dependent oxidoreductase encodes MFDITIVGAGVVGCSIARELSKYDLKVCVLEKGSDVATGTSKANSGIVHGGHDATPGTLKAKLNVRGNEMFDKLVEELDFPFKRNGSLVLCFEESEKDGLQALLEKGKKNGVQKLEIIDKERILELEPNVNDDVVAALYVPTGGIVCPYEMTIAMAENAYTNGVEFKFETEVKNIVKKENGFTVETNKGNIETNLVINAAGLFSDELNNMVSENKIEIVARKGEYCLFDKAAGSMATRTLFQLPTKMGKGVLVSPTVDGNLLIGPNAVDVNDKTDVDTTQEGIDDILERAKKTFKQIPMRQVITSFSGLRSHDTVNDFIIGEAEDAPGFINVAGIESPGLSSAPAIAEMVEGIVVEKLSPAKNEKFNPIRKGIPKFREMNNEERKAIVAKDPSYGKIVCRCETVTEGEIINSIRRPLGAKDLDGIKRRTRAGMGKCQSGFCSTKLVAILAKELNIPVTEVTKFGGKSNLLIGEDKEI; translated from the coding sequence ATGTTTGACATTACAATTGTTGGTGCAGGGGTTGTTGGCTGCAGTATAGCGAGAGAGTTATCTAAATATGATTTAAAAGTATGTGTACTAGAAAAGGGATCAGATGTAGCAACAGGTACTTCAAAAGCTAATAGTGGTATAGTTCATGGTGGACATGATGCAACACCAGGTACTTTAAAAGCTAAATTAAATGTAAGAGGAAATGAAATGTTCGATAAATTAGTAGAAGAACTTGATTTTCCATTTAAAAGAAATGGTTCATTAGTACTATGCTTCGAAGAATCAGAAAAAGATGGTTTACAAGCATTACTTGAAAAAGGAAAGAAGAATGGTGTACAAAAACTTGAGATTATAGATAAGGAAAGAATATTAGAATTAGAACCTAATGTAAACGATGACGTAGTAGCAGCGTTATATGTACCAACAGGTGGTATTGTATGTCCTTACGAAATGACTATAGCTATGGCTGAAAACGCATACACTAATGGAGTAGAATTTAAATTTGAAACAGAAGTTAAGAATATAGTTAAAAAGGAAAACGGATTTACAGTTGAAACAAATAAAGGAAACATTGAAACTAACTTAGTAATAAATGCAGCGGGATTATTCTCAGATGAATTAAATAATATGGTTAGTGAAAATAAAATAGAGATAGTAGCAAGAAAAGGTGAATACTGCTTATTTGATAAAGCTGCAGGTTCAATGGCAACAAGAACTTTATTCCAACTACCAACTAAAATGGGTAAAGGTGTACTTGTAAGCCCAACTGTAGATGGAAACTTACTTATAGGACCAAATGCAGTAGATGTAAACGATAAAACTGATGTAGATACTACTCAAGAAGGAATAGATGATATCTTAGAAAGAGCTAAGAAAACATTTAAGCAAATTCCAATGAGACAAGTTATAACTTCATTCTCAGGACTTAGATCTCATGATACAGTAAATGATTTTATAATAGGAGAAGCAGAAGATGCTCCTGGCTTTATAAATGTAGCTGGTATAGAATCACCAGGACTTTCAAGTGCTCCAGCAATAGCTGAAATGGTTGAAGGTATAGTTGTAGAAAAGTTATCACCAGCTAAAAATGAAAAATTCAACCCAATAAGAAAAGGTATTCCTAAATTTAGAGAAATGAATAATGAAGAAAGAAAAGCTATTGTAGCTAAAGATCCAAGCTATGGAAAGATAGTATGTAGATGTGAAACAGTTACTGAAGGTGAAATAATCAACTCTATAAGAAGACCACTTGGAGCTAAAGATTTAGATGGAATTAAAAGAAGAACAAGAGCTGGTATGGGTAAATGTCAATCAGGATTCTGTTCTACAAAATTAGTTGCTATTTTAGCAAAAGAATTAAATATACCAGTAACTGAGGTAACTAAATTTGGTGGAAAATCTAATTTATTAATTGGAGAAGATAAAGAAATTTAA
- a CDS encoding NAD(P)/FAD-dependent oxidoreductase, whose amino-acid sequence MREHDIVIIGGGPAGLAAAIGAREEGIQDILILERDNCLGGILNQCIHNGFGLHTFKEELTGPEYAQRFADKVKEMKIPYKLNTMVIDISDDKVITAVNEEDGLVEIKAKSIILAMGCRERPRGAINIPGSRCAGIYSAGAAQKFVNIDGFMPGKEVVILGSGDIGLIMARRMTLEGAKVKAVVELMPYSGGLKRNIVQCLDDFGIPLKLAHTVTNIKGKDRLEGISIAKVDENRKPIKETEEYIPCDTLLLSVGLVPENELSTKADVNLSPVTGGPLVNESLQTNIEGVFACGNVLHVHDLVDFVTEESINAGKNAAKYLNGKKFGNNGIELVATEGARYTVPTVIDPTNVEKLVDVRFRVGDVFKDSYVSVYFDDVREMHIKKRIIAPGEMETVKLTKALFDKHPNCKKITVKVEGE is encoded by the coding sequence ATGAGAGAACATGATATAGTAATTATAGGCGGTGGTCCTGCTGGTCTTGCAGCTGCTATAGGTGCAAGAGAAGAAGGAATACAAGATATTTTAATATTAGAAAGAGATAATTGTTTAGGTGGTATACTAAATCAATGTATTCATAATGGATTTGGGCTTCATACTTTTAAAGAAGAGCTTACTGGACCTGAATATGCGCAAAGATTTGCAGATAAGGTAAAAGAAATGAAAATACCATACAAACTAAATACTATGGTTATAGATATAAGTGACGATAAGGTTATAACAGCAGTTAATGAGGAAGATGGATTAGTAGAAATAAAGGCTAAGTCAATAATATTAGCTATGGGTTGTCGTGAAAGACCTAGAGGAGCAATAAATATACCAGGAAGTAGATGTGCAGGTATATATTCTGCAGGTGCTGCTCAAAAATTCGTAAATATTGATGGATTTATGCCAGGAAAAGAAGTTGTTATACTTGGTTCAGGAGATATCGGACTTATAATGGCAAGAAGAATGACTTTAGAAGGCGCTAAAGTTAAAGCTGTTGTAGAACTTATGCCATATTCAGGTGGACTTAAGAGAAATATAGTACAATGTTTAGATGATTTTGGAATACCTCTAAAATTAGCACATACTGTTACAAATATAAAAGGTAAAGATAGATTAGAAGGTATTAGTATAGCTAAAGTAGATGAAAACAGAAAACCTATAAAAGAAACTGAAGAATATATTCCTTGTGATACATTATTATTATCAGTAGGACTTGTTCCAGAAAATGAATTATCTACAAAAGCAGATGTTAATTTATCACCTGTTACTGGTGGACCATTAGTTAATGAAAGTCTTCAAACTAATATTGAAGGTGTATTTGCATGTGGAAATGTGCTACACGTACATGATTTAGTTGACTTTGTTACAGAAGAAAGTATTAATGCAGGAAAAAATGCTGCTAAATATTTAAATGGTAAGAAGTTTGGAAACAATGGAATTGAATTAGTTGCAACAGAAGGTGCAAGATATACAGTTCCAACTGTTATAGATCCTACAAATGTAGAAAAATTAGTAGATGTAAGATTTAGAGTTGGAGATGTATTTAAAGATAGTTATGTTTCTGTATACTTTGATGATGTTAGAGAAATGCACATAAAGAAAAGAATAATTGCTCCAGGAGAAATGGAAACAGTAAAACTTACAAAGGCTTTATTTGATAAACATCCTAATTGTAAGAAAATTACTGTTAAGGTGGAAGGAGAGTAG